In Nanohaloarchaea archaeon SW_7_43_1, a single window of DNA contains:
- a CDS encoding ATP-binding protein, whose amino-acid sequence MAWSRASNSDKNRGDNVRTAFVGKGGSGKSTLAALFIEYLKDQEKQFLAADADINQHLAELIDADFEAELAVSKEENSKKVREYVKGDNSRIKDQSNVVKSTPPGRGSNFIRLNGKNKILSDLATEYSDNWFMHIGTYEKEGIGASCYHTSLTSFENILSHLKLEKDEWLVSDMVAGTDAFANTLHAQFDLIVLVVEPTPEGVKVYEQYKELSQEAGVFESIAVVGNKVDCKHDREYLQENIDSEIIGYLPRKPEIKMARQQHNPLSLDLLNSDEKQVFQRIAETSEDRKVESDERLEKLKEIHRKVSKKQHIKDACGDVKTQIDEEFSWSEV is encoded by the coding sequence ATGGCTTGGAGCAGAGCAAGCAACTCGGACAAAAACAGAGGTGATAATGTGAGAACAGCATTTGTAGGAAAAGGTGGAAGCGGGAAATCAACACTAGCCGCACTGTTCATAGAATATCTCAAAGACCAGGAGAAGCAGTTTCTAGCGGCGGATGCTGACATCAACCAGCATCTTGCAGAGCTGATAGACGCAGATTTTGAAGCCGAGCTTGCAGTATCAAAAGAGGAGAACTCGAAGAAAGTCAGAGAGTATGTCAAGGGCGATAACTCTCGGATTAAAGATCAATCAAATGTTGTGAAAAGCACGCCTCCAGGCAGAGGCTCAAACTTCATCAGATTAAACGGAAAAAATAAGATTCTCAGCGATTTGGCGACCGAATACAGCGATAACTGGTTTATGCACATCGGAACATACGAAAAAGAAGGAATTGGAGCAAGCTGCTACCATACATCGTTAACTTCTTTCGAAAACATTCTCTCACACCTGAAACTGGAGAAAGATGAATGGCTCGTATCCGATATGGTGGCGGGGACTGATGCATTCGCAAACACACTTCATGCACAGTTCGACCTCATAGTTCTCGTGGTTGAGCCAACACCTGAAGGAGTCAAAGTCTATGAACAGTATAAAGAGCTTTCACAGGAAGCCGGAGTTTTCGAGAGTATAGCTGTGGTCGGTAACAAAGTAGATTGTAAGCACGACAGAGAATATCTGCAGGAAAACATCGACTCGGAGATAATCGGTTATCTGCCGAGAAAGCCCGAAATCAAGATGGCACGACAACAGCACAATCCGTTAAGCTTGGATCTACTGAACTCGGATGAAAAACAGGTCTTCCAGAGGATAGCGGAAACCTCAGAGGATCGGAAAGTCGAGTCTGATGAAAGACTTGAGAAACTAAAGGAAATCCACCGCAAGGTCTCTAAGAAACAGCATATTAAGGATGCCTGCGGGGATGTCAAAACCCAGATAGATGAAGAGTTCTCCTGGAGTGAAGTATAA
- a CDS encoding transcriptional regulator, producing MKNEIVVYREQEEVTQEELAEAVGVSRQTINAIERNRYNPSLELAFKLSTYFSCQIEDLFKPDIDVSRD from the coding sequence ATGAAAAACGAGATTGTTGTATATCGTGAACAGGAAGAAGTGACACAGGAAGAGTTAGCGGAAGCCGTTGGTGTCTCAAGACAGACAATAAATGCAATCGAGCGGAACCGTTACAATCCGTCTCTTGAGCTGGCGTTCAAACTCTCGACTTACTTCAGCTGTCAAATAGAAGACCTGTTTAAACCTGATATCGATGTATCCAGGGATTAA
- a CDS encoding pyridoxal-5'-phosphate-dependent protein subunit beta, protein MKYDSITELIGDTPMLKLDRGVTGLENIDVYVKLEYHSPFGSIKDRVAWELIRDDIDEIKEKNQTLLESSSGNTAKAIQGIAGANGLDFKTITNRIKVDEVKDILIMMGAEIEELPGKSECPDPNDPEDPLTYLDQLMAREGEKYFRTGQYTNKKNTQVHREQTGQEILDDLGKVDYLFGGLGTTGSTKGTAQKLKEENPELKVTGIVSSQDDFIPGIRTANEMWEVGLYEKELYNDRAVIDSKDALEGMLTLIRNCGILAGPTTGANFVALKRKLSEIDQELEEKRTAIFFACDRFEHYRSYIKERKPEIFGGKEREGTETLTEQELEQVPEISVDNAEEWIEEEKPIIVDSRSNPAYQMAHIPGSINIPEEKLKEMIETGKPINMNQKILLVCPGGRKSRKFAALLQRDNFEAYNLKEGVTGWKSGEKELGTV, encoded by the coding sequence GTGAAATATGACTCGATAACAGAGCTGATCGGCGATACCCCGATGCTGAAACTCGATAGAGGAGTCACAGGACTTGAAAATATAGATGTGTATGTCAAACTGGAGTATCATAGTCCTTTTGGCTCGATCAAAGACAGGGTCGCCTGGGAATTAATCAGAGACGACATAGATGAAATCAAGGAAAAGAATCAGACGCTTCTGGAGTCTTCAAGTGGAAACACAGCTAAAGCAATTCAGGGAATCGCAGGGGCAAATGGACTTGACTTCAAGACAATCACTAACCGTATCAAAGTTGATGAGGTCAAGGATATTCTCATCATGATGGGAGCGGAGATAGAGGAGCTTCCAGGGAAAAGTGAATGTCCAGATCCAAACGATCCTGAAGATCCGCTTACATATCTCGACCAGTTAATGGCGAGAGAGGGCGAAAAATACTTCCGCACAGGACAGTATACCAACAAGAAAAACACTCAGGTTCACAGGGAGCAGACAGGACAGGAAATACTTGACGACCTTGGGAAAGTCGATTACCTCTTCGGCGGACTCGGAACAACAGGCTCAACTAAAGGCACAGCACAGAAGCTCAAGGAAGAAAATCCCGAGCTCAAAGTAACAGGTATAGTATCATCACAGGACGACTTCATACCAGGAATCAGAACCGCAAATGAGATGTGGGAAGTCGGGCTATACGAGAAGGAACTCTATAATGACAGAGCAGTAATCGATTCAAAAGACGCCTTGGAGGGAATGCTGACACTGATTAGAAACTGTGGTATCCTGGCTGGTCCAACCACGGGAGCAAACTTCGTAGCGCTGAAACGAAAGCTTTCAGAAATCGACCAGGAACTGGAAGAAAAACGAACAGCGATATTCTTCGCCTGCGACCGATTCGAACACTATCGCTCATACATCAAGGAAAGAAAACCAGAAATCTTCGGTGGAAAGGAGAGAGAAGGCACAGAAACACTGACGGAACAAGAGCTTGAACAGGTTCCAGAAATATCGGTAGATAACGCAGAAGAATGGATTGAAGAGGAAAAACCAATTATTGTTGATTCAAGGTCCAACCCTGCCTACCAGATGGCACATATACCAGGCTCAATCAACATACCTGAAGAAAAACTCAAAGAGATGATAGAAACAGGCAAACCTATCAACATGAATCAGAAAATACTGCTGGTCTGTCCAGGAGGCAGAAAATCCAGGAAATTCGCCGCCTTGTTACAGAGAGACAACTTTGAAGCATACAACCTGAAAGAAGGAGTTACAGGATGGAAAAGCGGGGAGAAAGAACTCGGGACGGTTTGA
- the dph2 gene encoding diphthamide biosynthesis enzyme Dph2, with the protein MTGAQKQERQQYNYETFEEVLEELEGKDYDKIGLQGPDGIKPQIIDFASDLEDEGFETVIVGASTFGACGIADEKVNRMGADALVHVGHTRFLHPEKADMKDYDVYYLPYREDRDLMSVLEENYDEIDEDETLGLVGVTQYMDRAEKARDFLESKGFEVVEGKTGLRTSEPGQVLGCDAGAAHNIAHKVDAFVFLGSGHFHPSQVSEAGKKVYVVDPYEKHIWIEPANSLDDKMQAEYARVLKHKDKQKWGIVTSSKKGQNYMKAVEIAKEKLEEHGKDVYVFVEDRIFEADYRGYGIDIYVNCACPRMTKDWQDLAFVSPRALRVLDDDFGDE; encoded by the coding sequence ATGACTGGAGCTCAAAAACAGGAAAGACAACAGTACAACTACGAGACCTTTGAAGAAGTTCTTGAGGAACTGGAGGGAAAAGACTACGATAAGATCGGCCTCCAGGGCCCTGATGGCATTAAACCGCAGATAATTGACTTCGCATCGGATCTAGAGGATGAAGGATTTGAAACAGTTATAGTTGGAGCCTCGACTTTTGGCGCATGTGGAATTGCTGATGAAAAAGTGAATAGAATGGGTGCTGATGCCCTGGTTCACGTTGGCCATACACGGTTTCTGCACCCTGAGAAAGCAGATATGAAAGACTACGATGTATACTATCTTCCATACAGGGAGGATCGTGACCTCATGAGCGTGCTCGAAGAAAATTATGATGAAATCGATGAGGATGAGACATTGGGACTTGTCGGTGTTACCCAGTACATGGATAGAGCGGAAAAGGCTCGTGACTTCTTAGAAAGTAAGGGTTTCGAAGTGGTTGAAGGTAAGACCGGGCTTCGAACCTCAGAGCCTGGACAGGTACTGGGATGTGACGCAGGCGCCGCCCACAATATCGCTCATAAAGTAGATGCTTTCGTCTTTCTCGGCTCTGGACATTTCCACCCTTCACAGGTATCGGAGGCTGGAAAGAAAGTATATGTCGTAGATCCATACGAAAAACATATCTGGATCGAACCAGCTAATTCACTTGATGACAAGATGCAGGCAGAGTACGCCAGAGTTCTCAAGCACAAGGATAAGCAGAAATGGGGTATTGTAACCTCCTCAAAGAAAGGACAGAACTACATGAAAGCCGTTGAGATCGCTAAAGAGAAACTTGAGGAACATGGCAAAGATGTCTATGTATTTGTCGAGGATAGAATCTTCGAAGCAGACTATAGAGGATACGGAATCGATATCTATGTCAACTGTGCGTGTCCACGTATGACTAAAGACTGGCAGGACCTTGCATTTGTCTCCCCTAGGGCGCTAAGAGTTCTGGATGATGATTTTGGAGATGAATAA
- a CDS encoding transcriptional regulator, translating to MQDKEQIQNIEIRKLSPHEQVIEENLKKVLTSLKVEKRLKEPIIVDKKTRVILDGHHRAEAFALLGLEEIPCKLVNYNSDEITVEPHQNGEITKEEVIEKGLSNELFPPKTSRHSEIQ from the coding sequence ATGCAAGACAAAGAACAGATACAGAACATAGAAATCAGAAAACTCAGTCCACACGAGCAAGTAATTGAAGAAAACCTGAAGAAAGTTCTAACCTCTCTTAAAGTCGAAAAAAGACTGAAGGAACCTATAATAGTCGATAAAAAAACTAGAGTAATCCTTGACGGACATCACAGGGCAGAGGCATTCGCTCTGCTTGGACTAGAGGAGATTCCGTGCAAACTTGTCAACTATAATTCGGATGAAATAACGGTTGAACCACACCAGAATGGAGAGATAACCAAGGAAGAAGTTATTGAGAAAGGCCTCAGTAATGAGCTTTTCCCTCCGAAGACATCCAGACACAGCGAGATTCAGTGA
- the rpl10e gene encoding 50S ribosomal protein L16 (located in the peptidyl transferase center and may be involved in peptidyl transferase activity; similar to bacterial L16) translates to MGDRPASIYREKPNQPYTRKSQKGKDNYISGAPAPRVTQYDMGARNTEFERSIVLQVEEGCAIRSEALESGRIAANSHLSKVLDPEEEYYMKILPYPHHVLRYHPLAGVAQADRYYEGMRKPFGRPIGRAALVDDDQTVMRVEVEDGDEQEARKALKRANHKMPVSCRVKIEE, encoded by the coding sequence ATGGGAGATAGACCTGCAAGCATCTATAGAGAGAAACCGAACCAGCCGTACACAAGGAAGTCTCAGAAAGGGAAAGACAATTATATTAGCGGAGCACCAGCTCCAAGAGTCACACAGTACGATATGGGAGCCCGGAATACAGAGTTTGAACGCTCCATAGTTCTACAGGTAGAGGAAGGATGCGCCATTAGAAGCGAAGCACTGGAATCTGGAAGAATAGCAGCAAATTCTCATCTCAGCAAGGTTCTTGACCCTGAAGAAGAATACTACATGAAAATCCTGCCGTATCCTCATCATGTCCTGAGATACCACCCACTGGCAGGAGTAGCACAGGCAGACCGTTACTATGAAGGTATGAGGAAGCCGTTCGGAAGACCGATTGGCAGAGCAGCACTGGTAGATGATGATCAGACTGTAATGAGAGTTGAAGTAGAAGACGGAGATGAGCAGGAGGCAAGGAAAGCCCTAAAGAGAGCAAACCACAAGATGCCTGTCAGCTGCAGAGTCAAGATCGAGGAATAG